In the Malassezia vespertilionis chromosome 1, complete sequence genome, one interval contains:
- a CDS encoding RING-type E3 ubiquitin transferase (COG:O; EggNog:ENOG503NVAX; BUSCO:EOG09261MOX): protein MAPDAMSDHATQPRGRGRGRGRGRGRGNLNRGQSHTPSEVAEAKLPHDTAHAPSDAIETAADDAEVCFICAERIQLYSVPPCNHRVCHICSMRLRALWKRRDCTFCKSEAVNVIFSPHATRPYGDYTPDMIPHLDEKLAIYFERQRDYEDTIALLHFNCPNERCERMSTGWADLKAHAKRDHSRLLCDLCVQHKKIFSHEHVLYTASSLQNHLADEHRYCEYCKQHFYSDDELYVHMRDRHEQCHICKARSDEERYRYYKDYRMLEQHFQNAHYVCSDSRCLEQKFVVFENEMELQVHQVQEHGKTLSSRERRDALRVDTSYLLQDAQPSNPRRRRGKGRADGVSIAESRGQDSSRRAQFGHSLTEADSDAEQETEQYWSTILTVLNGSQMKLAATRSALQSYRASENSVNDLLNTTTSLTGDAHGSFDLGSTDLIIQSMAEIVHNAEKKKELLDTWAACKARQSSHSTQGQARASHTSVRQLKSASAGNNRVWENVARAASNAPSVRSHTHFPTLGQHTPIAPTRAATNVPGSRAYSANVARKAQTSHGATPWANRSQVTNNPAQAFPPLGGAGAKPAIPKPVSVPGKSRGSNVSLGTNQFPSLPSSSRQAELRAEKRELLGKPPTAPQPSTWGADQAASTMSDDGFPSLRSMQASLPAPEPLQQGVSDGARRRRRKGILLSSVGSMHHM from the coding sequence ATGGCGCCAGACGCAATGTCGGACCACGCGACGCAGCCACGCGGGCGAGGGCGTGGCCgtggacgaggaagagggCGTGGCAACTTAAATCGCGGCCAATCGCACACACCGAGCGAGGTCGCTGAGGCCAAACTGCCACACGacacggcgcatgcacctTCGGACGCTATCGAAACAGCcgccgacgatgcagaaGTGTGTTTTATTTGTGCGGAGCGGATTCAGCTTTACTCTGTGCCACCATGCAATCACCGGGTTTGTCATATCTGCTCGATGCGACTCCGCGCACTGTGGAAACGCCGCGATTGCACGTTCTGCAAGTCTGAAGCCGTCAACGTGATTTTCTCTCCTCACGCAACACGGCCATACGGCGACTATACCCCCGACATGATACCCCACCTCGACGAAAAGCTTGCCATTTACTTTGAGCGCCAGCGCGACTATGAAGATACCATTGCGTTGCTGCACTTTAACTGCCCCAACGAGCGCTGCGAACGTATGAGCACGGGCTGGGCTGATCTCAAAGCGCATGCCAAACGGGACCACTCGCGTCTTTTGTGTGatctgtgcgtgcagcacaAGAAGATTTTTTCGCACGAGCACGTTTTGTACACCGCGTCGTCACTCCAGAACCATTTGGCCGACGAGCACCGCTACTGCGAATACTGCAAGCAACACTTTTacagcgacgacgagctgtATGTGCACATGCGCGATCGTCACGAACAGTGCCATATTTgcaaggcacgcagcgacgaggagcgctACCGGTATTACAAGGATTACCGCATGCTTGAGCAGCACTTTCAAAATGCGCACTACGTATGCTCCGATTCACGCTGCCTGGAGCAAAAATTTGTCGTATTTGAGAACGAAATGGAGCTGCAGGTCCATCAGGTCCAGGAGCATGGCAAGACGCTTTCGAgtcgcgagcgccgcgacgcattgCGTGTAGATACAAGTTACCTGCTTCAGGATGCTCAGCCCAGCAATCCACGCAGACGCAGGGGTAAAGGACGTGCAGATGGAGTCAGTATTGCCGAGTCCCGTGGGCAAGActcctcgcgccgcgctcagTTTGGCCATTCGCTCACTGAAGCAGacagcgacgcggagcAGGAAACGGAACAATACTGGTCGACGATCTTGACTGTCCTGAATGGTTCGCAGATGAAGCTTGCAGccacgcgcagtgcattgcAGTCGTACCGCGCTTCAGAAAACAGTGTTAATGATTTGCTGAACACGACAACGAGCCTTACAGGTGACGCACACGGCTCTTTTGATCTCGGGTCCACAGACCTGATCATCCAGAGTATGGCCGAGATTGTACACAATGCGGAAAAAAAGAAGGAGCTACTCGATACTTGGGCCGCGTGCAAGGCACGGCAATCCAGCCATTCTACACAGGGccaggcgcgtgcatcgcacaCCTCTGTCCGTCAGCTCaagagcgcgtcggcggGAAATAATCGCGTATGGGAGAatgttgcgcgcgcagcgtcgaacgcgccgagcgtgcggagcCATACGCACTTTCCTACGCTGGGCCAGCACACACCGATTGCGCCTACACGCGCTGCCACAAACGTACCAGGATCTCGAGCGTATTCTGCGAATgtggcgcgcaaagcacagACTTCGCACGGCGCGACACCATGGGCAAATCGCTCTCAAGTTACAAACAATCCAGCTCAGGCATTTCCACCacttggcggcgcaggcgccaAGCCAGCGATACCAAAACCTGTGTCTGTACCGGGGAAGAGCAGAGGAAGCAATGTGTCGTTGGGCACGAACCAGTTCCCCAGCTTACCGTCTAGTTCGCGACAGGCAGAACTACGTGCAGAgaagcgcgagctgctcggaAAGCCACCTACGGCCCCGCAACCATCGACATGGGGCGCAGATCAAGCAGCGTCGACAATGAGCGACGACGGATTTCCTTC